The window GGAGTTGGAAGAGGAACTGTCCGCCGAATCCCAAGACACCGAGGCCAAGAGCGAGGCCGGTAAGAAGGGCGGTAAGGCACGGGCCGGAGCTCTCACCCCAGAGAGGCGGACCGAGATTGCCCAGGCCGGGGCAAAGGCCCGGTGGAACAAGGAG is drawn from Chloroflexota bacterium and contains these coding sequences:
- a CDS encoding RNA-binding protein gives rise to the protein MPVGPRGEKRPADVIGCAVMVAKIATGELEEELSAESQDTEAKSEAGKKGGKARAGALTPERRTEIAQAGAKARWNKETGDVAA